In one window of Corallococcus macrosporus DNA:
- a CDS encoding penicillin-binding protein 1A — MPSSPEPLPPAPTGAPPPRKGGFGAALWRWTKRLLVLGVVGLLLVIGVGVGTYIYFSRDLPSVESLRNYQPPQVTKVTCADGSLCAEYALERRTLIRIEDLPPHVRNAFLAAEDADFYKHEGLDPFGILRAGVKNLIPGSRKSGASTLTQQVVKNMLLTPERSLGRKIREWILTPRLEQALTKDQILSLYINGVYFGQRRYGLEEAALFYFGKHAKDLSVGEAAVLAGTVQSPHRINPVANITRAKARQRYVLEQMAGQGFVPRAVVDAEKEKPIVLAPRKPVSAGAYYAEEIRRTLIERYGEKTVMEGGLRVNIALMPKLQATAEQAVRDGLEAVDRRQGYRGAQGKLEEAQWKRYRELIVQRIEEAGRRQKDQGYVADLAPLAQPLAAPAPAPKSPTAPEAEGAEEQRPAALAADTDSEEEEVQSPERARVGQVLLKPMEEGLRLTGYVTEVDTKRDVARVDLVGRTAEVSFASVSWARQKKQKAPRNIADVFTPGELVFVRVLKAPPAPAFVEATLDQVPVVQGGLVVINPANRNVVAMVGGYDAERSSFNRATQAKRQPGSSFKPFIYGAALASGRFTPLSMVNDAPESIRDPYTGKEWRPKNFDGRFEGPMTLRTALSKSKNTVSVRLIEAITPATAIDFARRAGIRSAMPENLTLALGTGEVTMLEAVNAYATLQANGRYAEPLTLLRVQDAKGTVLEEHQPAFEETLPPAVAYLTTSLMRSVVEDGSARAVRELNRPAAGKTGTTNESKDTWFNGYTMDWVASAWVGFDDNSPLGSSETGGRAALPIWLNFMRVAEDGLPARDFEVPPGVTQVRIDPVTGLLAGNAVPGRLEPYLEGTQPTAEAPPPGQVTPDNYFLEEGGKRGL, encoded by the coding sequence ATGCCCTCCTCTCCCGAGCCTCTCCCCCCGGCCCCGACCGGAGCCCCGCCGCCCAGGAAGGGTGGCTTCGGCGCCGCGCTCTGGCGCTGGACGAAGCGGCTCCTGGTGCTGGGCGTCGTGGGCCTGCTGCTCGTCATCGGCGTGGGCGTGGGCACGTACATCTACTTCAGCCGCGACCTGCCGTCCGTGGAGTCGCTGCGCAACTACCAGCCGCCGCAGGTGACGAAGGTGACGTGCGCGGACGGCTCGCTGTGCGCGGAGTACGCGCTGGAGCGCCGCACGCTCATCCGCATCGAGGACCTGCCGCCCCACGTGCGCAACGCGTTCCTCGCCGCCGAGGACGCGGACTTCTACAAGCACGAGGGCCTGGACCCCTTCGGCATCCTGCGCGCGGGCGTGAAGAACCTCATCCCCGGCAGCCGCAAGTCCGGCGCGTCCACGCTCACGCAGCAGGTGGTGAAGAACATGCTGCTGACGCCCGAGCGCAGCCTGGGCCGCAAGATCCGCGAGTGGATCCTCACCCCGCGCCTGGAGCAGGCGCTCACGAAGGATCAGATCCTCAGCCTCTACATCAACGGCGTGTACTTCGGTCAGCGCCGCTACGGGCTGGAGGAAGCCGCGCTCTTCTACTTCGGCAAGCACGCGAAGGACCTGTCCGTGGGCGAGGCCGCCGTGCTCGCGGGCACCGTGCAGTCTCCGCACCGCATCAACCCGGTGGCGAACATCACCCGCGCCAAGGCGCGCCAGCGCTACGTGCTGGAGCAGATGGCGGGCCAGGGCTTCGTGCCGCGCGCGGTGGTGGACGCGGAGAAGGAGAAGCCCATCGTGCTCGCGCCGCGCAAGCCGGTCAGCGCGGGCGCCTACTACGCGGAGGAGATCCGCCGCACGCTCATCGAGCGCTATGGCGAGAAGACGGTCATGGAGGGCGGCCTGCGCGTGAACATCGCGCTCATGCCCAAGCTCCAGGCCACCGCCGAGCAGGCCGTGCGCGACGGCCTGGAGGCCGTGGACCGGCGCCAGGGCTACCGGGGCGCGCAGGGCAAGTTGGAGGAGGCGCAGTGGAAGCGCTACCGCGAGCTCATCGTCCAGCGCATCGAGGAGGCCGGCCGCCGGCAGAAGGACCAGGGCTATGTCGCGGACCTGGCGCCGCTCGCGCAGCCGCTCGCGGCCCCGGCTCCGGCGCCCAAGTCACCCACCGCGCCCGAAGCGGAAGGCGCCGAGGAGCAGCGTCCCGCCGCGCTGGCCGCGGACACGGACTCCGAGGAAGAGGAGGTCCAGTCGCCGGAGCGCGCGCGCGTGGGCCAGGTCCTCCTCAAGCCGATGGAGGAGGGCCTGCGCCTCACCGGCTACGTCACGGAGGTGGACACGAAGCGCGACGTGGCGCGCGTGGACCTGGTGGGCCGCACCGCGGAGGTGTCCTTCGCTTCCGTGAGCTGGGCGCGGCAGAAGAAGCAGAAGGCGCCCAGGAACATCGCGGACGTCTTCACGCCCGGAGAGCTGGTGTTCGTGCGCGTGCTCAAGGCCCCTCCGGCGCCGGCCTTCGTGGAGGCCACGTTGGATCAGGTGCCCGTGGTGCAGGGCGGGCTCGTGGTCATCAACCCGGCCAACCGCAACGTGGTGGCCATGGTGGGCGGCTACGACGCGGAGCGCTCGTCGTTCAACCGCGCCACGCAGGCGAAGCGGCAGCCGGGGTCGTCCTTCAAGCCCTTCATCTACGGCGCGGCGCTGGCCAGCGGCCGCTTCACGCCGCTCTCCATGGTGAACGACGCGCCGGAGTCCATCCGCGACCCGTACACGGGCAAGGAGTGGCGGCCGAAGAACTTCGACGGGCGCTTCGAGGGCCCCATGACGCTGCGCACGGCGCTGAGCAAGTCGAAGAACACCGTGTCCGTGCGGCTCATCGAGGCGATTACGCCCGCGACCGCCATCGACTTCGCGCGCCGGGCGGGCATCCGCTCCGCGATGCCGGAGAACCTCACGCTGGCGCTGGGCACCGGCGAGGTGACGATGCTGGAGGCCGTCAACGCGTACGCCACGCTCCAGGCGAACGGCCGCTACGCGGAGCCGCTGACGCTGCTGCGCGTGCAGGACGCGAAGGGCACCGTGCTGGAGGAGCACCAGCCGGCCTTCGAGGAGACGCTGCCTCCGGCCGTGGCGTACCTGACGACGTCGCTGATGCGCAGCGTGGTGGAGGACGGAAGCGCGCGCGCGGTGCGGGAGCTGAACCGGCCCGCGGCGGGCAAGACGGGCACCACCAACGAGTCCAAGGACACGTGGTTCAACGGCTACACGATGGACTGGGTGGCCAGCGCGTGGGTGGGCTTCGATGACAACTCGCCCCTGGGCAGCAGCGAGACGGGTGGCCGGGCCGCGCTGCCCATCTGGCTCAACTTCATGCGGGTGGCGGAGGACGGCCTGCCCGCGCGCGACTTCGAGGTGCCTCCGGGCGTCACCCAGGTGCGCATCGACCCGGTGACGGGGCTGCTCGCGGGCAACGCGGTCCCGGGCCGGCTGGAGCCCTACCTGGAGGGCACCCAGCCCACCGCCGAGGCCCCGCCGCCCGGACAGGTGACTCCGGACAACTACTTCCTGGAGGAAGGTGGCAAAAGGGGCCTGTGA
- a CDS encoding tetratricopeptide repeat protein — protein sequence MSPKTRTRSRPNASFRRFTVPPALRKALVPAALAALGLAAWEDVPLPRLLKPWLAHAVEARTGQAPVAAAPTLPLEASGHEPVSAPRLLDETAPVEAPAGVPSDALSLPHTHARRVDHVARAQGLRELGDLSGAVTELRRALHDDPGATDALAWLARTARLAGDTKLAIDAYGRLGQAEPHDAGALVQQARLLVSEGRFPEAVHVGEEALLRDPEDPEVYQVLGRAHLGANELSSAILRFQQAVHLDPEHGHALNNLGFAYLRANDNARAVEVLTQAAGLLPHVAYVQNNLGVACERLGRLEEARAAYAAATRLSPRYVQARVNAERVGRVARADPAAPVLPEALPPVTP from the coding sequence ATGAGCCCGAAGACGCGCACCCGGTCCCGCCCCAACGCCTCCTTCCGGCGCTTCACCGTGCCGCCCGCGCTCCGCAAGGCCCTCGTCCCCGCCGCGCTCGCCGCCCTGGGGCTCGCCGCCTGGGAGGACGTCCCGCTGCCCCGCCTGCTCAAGCCCTGGCTCGCCCACGCCGTCGAGGCCCGCACCGGGCAGGCCCCTGTCGCCGCCGCTCCCACCCTGCCGCTGGAGGCCTCAGGCCACGAGCCGGTGTCCGCCCCGCGCCTCCTGGACGAGACCGCTCCGGTGGAGGCTCCCGCCGGGGTTCCGTCCGACGCCCTGTCGCTGCCGCACACGCACGCCCGCCGGGTGGACCACGTGGCCCGAGCCCAGGGGCTGCGCGAGCTGGGCGACCTGTCCGGGGCGGTGACGGAGCTGCGCCGCGCGCTGCACGACGACCCGGGCGCCACGGACGCCCTGGCCTGGCTCGCGCGCACGGCGCGGCTGGCCGGGGACACCAAGCTCGCCATCGACGCCTATGGCCGGCTGGGCCAGGCGGAGCCCCATGACGCGGGGGCGCTGGTGCAGCAGGCGCGGCTCCTGGTGTCGGAGGGCCGCTTCCCGGAAGCGGTCCACGTGGGGGAGGAGGCGCTCCTGCGCGACCCGGAGGACCCGGAGGTGTACCAGGTGCTCGGCCGCGCCCACCTGGGCGCCAACGAACTGTCCTCCGCCATCCTGCGCTTCCAGCAGGCGGTGCACCTGGACCCGGAGCACGGCCACGCGCTCAACAACCTGGGCTTCGCCTACCTGCGCGCCAACGACAACGCCCGCGCGGTGGAGGTCCTCACCCAGGCCGCGGGCCTCCTGCCCCACGTGGCCTACGTGCAGAACAACCTGGGCGTCGCCTGCGAGCGCCTGGGCCGGCTGGAGGAGGCCCGCGCCGCCTACGCCGCCGCCACCCGGCTGTCGCCCCGCTACGTGCAGGCCCGCGTCAACGCGGAGCGGGTGGGCCGCGTCGCCCGGGCGGACCCGGCGGCCCCGGTCCTGCCGGAAGCCCTCCCGCCCGTCACGCCGTAG
- the xth gene encoding exodeoxyribonuclease III gives MRIATWNVNSVRARQQRLVNWLKSAQPDVLCLQELKCTDADFPFDAVKEAGYFAAVHGQKTYNGVAILAKTEPTDVIRGLSDGVDDTHARFISATVNGIRVVSAYAPNGQQVDSPAYVYKLEWYRRLRNYLDTRHKPDDRVVMGGDWNIAPEPIDVYDVAQWEGQTLFTLKERDALQQVCAFGLTDAFRKLHPDVQKFSWWDYRMLMFPKNKGVRIDHLFLTAPLVPRLTACDVDREERKGQQPSDHAPVWLELKD, from the coding sequence ATGCGAATCGCGACCTGGAACGTGAACTCGGTGAGGGCCCGGCAGCAGCGGTTGGTCAACTGGCTGAAGAGCGCCCAACCAGACGTGCTGTGCCTGCAGGAGCTCAAGTGTACCGACGCGGACTTCCCCTTCGACGCGGTGAAGGAGGCGGGCTACTTCGCCGCGGTGCACGGGCAGAAGACGTACAACGGCGTGGCCATCCTGGCGAAGACGGAGCCCACGGATGTCATCCGGGGCCTGTCTGACGGGGTGGATGACACGCACGCGCGCTTCATCTCCGCGACGGTGAACGGCATCCGCGTGGTGAGCGCCTATGCGCCCAACGGGCAGCAGGTGGACTCACCCGCGTACGTCTACAAGCTCGAGTGGTACCGGCGGCTGCGCAACTACCTGGACACGCGCCACAAGCCGGATGACCGGGTGGTGATGGGCGGGGACTGGAACATCGCGCCGGAGCCCATCGACGTGTACGACGTGGCGCAGTGGGAAGGGCAGACGCTCTTCACGTTGAAGGAGCGGGACGCGCTCCAGCAGGTGTGCGCGTTCGGGCTCACGGATGCGTTCCGCAAGCTGCACCCGGACGTGCAGAAGTTCTCCTGGTGGGACTACCGGATGCTGATGTTCCCCAAGAACAAGGGCGTGCGCATCGACCACCTGTTCCTCACGGCGCCGCTGGTGCCCCGGCTCACGGCGTGTGACGTGGACCGCGAGGAGCGCAAGGGACAGCAGCCGTCGGACCACGCGCCGGTGTGGCTGGAGTTGAAGGACTGA
- a CDS encoding threonine synthase — MSVLRLECTKCDQTFAPGKVWNLCTACQAPLFARYDLERAAKTLRKEALPGRERSMWRYHEVLPVDDPAHRLTLGEGFTPLLSAPRLGSWLGLKQVLVKDESGNPTGSFKARGLSAAVSMAKALGAKAVCLPSAGNAGSALAAYAARGGLEAHVFVPKDIASLFLMETRAYGAHVETVEGLISDAGRVCAGLAKEHGWYECATLKEPYRVEGKKTMGYELAEQLGWTLPDVILYPTGGGTGLIGMWKAFEEMEAMGLIDSRRPRMVAVQAEGCAPIVKAHAEGKPDAPMWQGATTHAHGLRVPKALGDFLILRAVKDSHGTAVSVTEEEIVQGTKDIAAAEGLFVAPEGGACVAALKKLHAAGDVKPEETVVVFNTGTGFKYVENMAPLW, encoded by the coding sequence ATGTCCGTCCTCCGACTTGAATGCACGAAGTGTGACCAGACGTTCGCGCCGGGCAAGGTGTGGAACCTGTGCACGGCGTGTCAGGCGCCGTTGTTCGCCCGCTACGACCTGGAGCGCGCGGCGAAGACGCTGCGCAAGGAAGCGCTGCCCGGGCGTGAGCGCTCCATGTGGCGCTACCACGAGGTGCTGCCTGTGGACGACCCGGCGCACCGCCTGACGCTGGGCGAGGGCTTCACGCCGCTGCTCTCCGCGCCCCGGCTGGGTTCCTGGCTGGGATTGAAGCAGGTCCTGGTGAAGGACGAGAGCGGCAACCCCACGGGCTCCTTCAAGGCGCGAGGCCTGTCCGCCGCCGTCTCCATGGCGAAGGCGCTGGGCGCGAAGGCGGTGTGTTTACCTTCCGCGGGCAACGCGGGCAGCGCGCTGGCGGCGTACGCGGCGCGGGGCGGGCTGGAGGCACACGTCTTCGTGCCGAAGGACATCGCGTCGTTGTTCCTGATGGAGACGCGGGCGTACGGCGCGCACGTGGAGACGGTGGAGGGGCTCATCTCCGACGCGGGCCGCGTGTGCGCGGGGCTGGCGAAGGAGCATGGCTGGTACGAGTGCGCCACGCTGAAGGAGCCGTACCGCGTCGAGGGCAAGAAGACGATGGGCTACGAGCTGGCGGAGCAGCTCGGGTGGACGCTGCCGGACGTCATCCTCTACCCGACGGGCGGGGGCACGGGGCTCATCGGGATGTGGAAGGCCTTCGAGGAGATGGAGGCCATGGGGCTGATTGATTCCAGGCGGCCGCGCATGGTGGCGGTGCAGGCGGAAGGGTGCGCGCCCATCGTGAAGGCGCACGCGGAGGGCAAGCCGGACGCGCCCATGTGGCAGGGGGCGACGACGCACGCGCACGGCCTGCGGGTGCCCAAGGCGCTGGGCGACTTCCTCATCCTGCGCGCGGTGAAGGACAGTCACGGCACGGCGGTGTCGGTGACGGAGGAGGAGATCGTCCAGGGCACGAAGGACATCGCCGCGGCGGAGGGCCTGTTCGTGGCGCCGGAGGGCGGCGCGTGCGTGGCGGCGCTCAAGAAGCTGCACGCCGCCGGGGACGTGAAGCCGGAGGAGACGGTGGTCGTGTTCAACACGGGCACGGGCTTCAAATACGTGGAGAACATGGCGCCCTTGTGGTGA
- a CDS encoding sensor histidine kinase: protein MPAPLRVLMVEDSEDDAELTLGELRRGGFEPSCVRVEAADTLREALRAQTFDVIISDFTMPAFTGLDALRILQESGKDIPFILVSGSVGEDVAVTAMRAGAQDFYAKGNTTRLPAAVERELREVEVRRERRRMELALAESEALQRQILESVRDHAIFSVDTEHRIASWSPGCEQVQGYTAGDFIGLPFERLFTPEDIAQGVPEATLQQARERGQSTGEGMRVRKDGSRFWAQTSLTPRLDAAGRLRGYTQIIQDVSERKRLIDELQAAVRARDEFLSIAGHELNTPLTSLQLQLQSLRRPARQAAVEPAQAAQFSPKLEAALRQVARLAGLVTTLLDVSRVSSGRLELRPEPVDLTAVAHEVAERLEGLRSSSASTLELRAPEPVVGRFDRLRVEAILTNLLVNAFKFGEGRPVVVTLVRKDSLAQLTVQDRGIGIDAADQARLFQRFERAVSDRHYGGFGIGLWLVRQFAEAHGGTIHLESAPGQGSAFTVELPIVDADVRVPRPG, encoded by the coding sequence ATGCCTGCCCCGCTGCGGGTCCTCATGGTGGAGGACAGCGAGGACGACGCGGAGCTCACCCTGGGCGAGCTTCGGCGGGGAGGCTTCGAGCCCTCGTGCGTGCGGGTGGAGGCGGCGGACACCCTGCGCGAGGCCCTGCGCGCCCAGACCTTCGACGTGATCATCTCTGATTTCACGATGCCCGCCTTCACCGGGCTGGACGCGCTGCGCATCCTCCAGGAGAGCGGCAAGGACATCCCCTTCATCCTGGTGTCCGGCAGCGTGGGCGAGGACGTCGCCGTGACGGCGATGCGCGCGGGCGCCCAGGACTTCTACGCCAAGGGCAACACCACCCGCCTGCCGGCCGCCGTGGAGCGGGAGCTGCGCGAGGTGGAGGTCCGGCGAGAGCGGCGGCGGATGGAGCTGGCGCTCGCGGAGAGCGAGGCGCTCCAACGGCAGATCCTGGAGAGCGTGCGGGACCACGCCATCTTCTCCGTGGACACGGAGCACCGCATCGCGAGCTGGAGCCCGGGCTGTGAGCAGGTCCAGGGCTACACGGCCGGGGATTTCATCGGGCTGCCGTTCGAGCGCCTCTTCACGCCGGAGGACATCGCGCAGGGGGTGCCGGAGGCGACGCTCCAGCAGGCGCGCGAGCGCGGGCAGTCCACGGGCGAGGGCATGCGGGTGCGCAAGGACGGCTCGCGCTTCTGGGCGCAGACGTCGCTCACGCCGCGGCTCGACGCGGCGGGGCGGCTGCGCGGGTACACGCAGATCATCCAGGACGTGTCGGAGCGCAAGCGGCTCATTGACGAACTCCAGGCCGCGGTGCGTGCGCGCGACGAGTTCCTCTCCATCGCGGGCCACGAGCTCAACACGCCCCTCACGTCGCTCCAGCTCCAGCTCCAGAGCCTGCGGCGGCCGGCGCGGCAGGCCGCGGTGGAGCCCGCGCAGGCCGCGCAGTTCAGCCCCAAGCTGGAGGCCGCGCTGCGCCAGGTGGCCCGCCTCGCGGGGCTGGTGACGACGCTGCTGGACGTGTCCCGCGTCTCCTCCGGGCGGCTGGAGCTGCGGCCCGAACCGGTGGACCTCACGGCGGTGGCGCACGAGGTGGCGGAGCGGCTGGAGGGCCTGCGGTCCTCCTCTGCGTCCACGCTGGAGCTGCGCGCGCCCGAGCCGGTGGTGGGCCGGTTCGACCGCCTGCGGGTCGAGGCCATCCTCACGAACCTGCTCGTCAACGCCTTCAAGTTCGGCGAGGGCAGGCCCGTGGTGGTGACGCTCGTGCGCAAGGACTCACTCGCGCAGCTGACCGTGCAGGACCGCGGCATCGGCATCGACGCGGCGGATCAGGCCCGGCTGTTCCAGCGCTTCGAGCGCGCCGTTTCCGACCGGCACTACGGCGGTTTCGGCATCGGCCTGTGGCTGGTCCGCCAGTTCGCCGAAGCGCACGGCGGCACCATCCACCTGGAGAGCGCCCCGGGCCAGGGGTCCGCCTTCACCGTGGAGCTGCCCATCGTGGACGCCGACGTCCGGGTGCCGCGTCCCGGCTAG
- a CDS encoding response regulator, whose translation MNARCGTVLLVEDNADDVDLSLIAFERAGLSAQVVVARDGVEALDYLFGTGPHAGRDVREQPRVVLLDLNLPRVSGHEVLQRMRADPRTREVPVVVLTSSLEERDLRESYRNFANSYVRKPVNFDEFIEVTKQLGVYWTTLNRAMAQGEVV comes from the coding sequence ATGAATGCCAGGTGCGGTACCGTCCTCCTCGTGGAGGACAACGCGGATGACGTGGACCTCTCCCTCATCGCCTTCGAGCGCGCGGGGCTGAGCGCCCAGGTGGTCGTGGCGCGCGACGGCGTGGAGGCGCTCGACTACCTTTTCGGGACCGGTCCCCACGCGGGCCGCGACGTGCGCGAACAGCCGAGGGTGGTCCTCCTGGACCTGAACCTGCCAAGGGTGAGCGGGCACGAGGTGCTGCAGCGCATGCGCGCCGACCCGCGGACCCGCGAGGTCCCCGTGGTGGTGCTGACCTCCTCGCTGGAGGAGCGCGACCTGCGTGAGAGCTACCGGAACTTCGCCAACTCCTACGTGCGCAAGCCGGTGAACTTCGACGAGTTCATCGAGGTGACGAAGCAACTGGGGGTCTACTGGACCACGCTCAACCGCGCCATGGCCCAGGGTGAGGTGGTGTGA
- a CDS encoding PAS domain S-box protein, which produces MRDAVRQILSTPRPWPTRFIVAVLAALVSTGLAALLEPWVGGHFFVVPLSGVIVSALYGGVAAGLTTTVLNIAGFVLLPYLPVTRSPLMEDFLRALVFLVVAVLLSWIGAALRDSYRRNEQARLEAEHARSEIERTSAARSAAEEARRAADARLIEVLERMSDASFALDADWRFLYVNREGERVMGHRRESLVGQRLWDVFPDAVGSTFERSYRQVLETQQPVEFVEFYPPLHACFEVRAFPVQDGLSVFFRDVTASRRAQQSLQESEARFRSLVLAIAQMVWTTSSRGLIEEDSASWRAFTGQTYEEMKGYGWLDALHPEDRAQAVGAWREAVARRSPYEVEYRVRRPDGTYTPMLARAAPVLNADGSVREWMGTNMDITERKRAEAQLLGYAERLEALHAIDRAILQAVSQQDVARTALSSLRRLIGCEEASLLIAEPGEEVSRWTVSVEAPETLRHERPRSANEAPPRERPHWLELPLTLGGGRRGALRLSSTREGAFDSMATQVAEEVADQVAIALEQGRLRRELELHAGSLEAQVTARTAELQEANAQLEAFSYSVSHDLRAPLRGIDGFLRLVEEDVAGSLSERGRGYLARVRAAAGRMGQLIDDLLKLSRLSRAPLERGDVDVSSLAASVADELRARDPTRAVEVSIAPGLRARADNRLLRVAFENLLGNAWKFTGRRETGHIQVGKADGAFFVRDDGAGFDMAYSDKLFAPFQRLHDATAYPGTGIGLATVQRIVRRHGGRLWTEAAVDQGATFYFTLGDSP; this is translated from the coding sequence GTGAGGGACGCCGTAAGGCAGATCCTCTCCACGCCGCGGCCCTGGCCCACCCGGTTCATCGTGGCGGTCCTCGCCGCCCTGGTCAGCACCGGCCTCGCCGCGTTGCTCGAACCGTGGGTGGGCGGGCACTTCTTCGTCGTGCCGCTCAGCGGCGTCATCGTCAGCGCCCTGTATGGTGGCGTTGCCGCGGGGCTGACGACGACCGTGCTGAACATCGCCGGCTTCGTCCTCCTGCCCTACCTCCCGGTGACCCGCAGTCCCCTGATGGAGGACTTCCTCCGGGCGCTCGTCTTCCTCGTGGTGGCGGTCCTGCTGTCGTGGATCGGCGCGGCGCTGCGGGACTCCTACCGTCGGAACGAACAGGCACGGCTTGAAGCGGAGCACGCCCGCTCGGAGATCGAGCGCACGAGCGCCGCCCGGAGCGCGGCGGAAGAGGCACGGCGAGCGGCCGACGCGCGGCTCATCGAAGTGCTCGAGCGGATGTCCGATGCCTCCTTCGCGCTCGATGCGGACTGGCGCTTCCTGTACGTCAATCGGGAGGGCGAGCGGGTGATGGGCCACCGTCGCGAGTCCCTGGTGGGACAGCGCCTGTGGGACGTGTTCCCGGACGCCGTGGGCTCGACCTTCGAGCGCTCCTACCGGCAGGTCCTCGAGACGCAACAGCCCGTCGAGTTCGTTGAGTTCTATCCGCCTTTGCATGCCTGCTTCGAGGTGCGGGCGTTCCCGGTCCAGGACGGGCTCTCTGTCTTCTTCCGCGACGTGACGGCATCACGGCGCGCGCAGCAGTCCCTGCAGGAGAGCGAGGCGCGCTTCCGCTCCCTCGTGCTCGCCATCGCGCAGATGGTCTGGACGACGAGTTCAAGGGGCCTCATCGAGGAGGACAGCGCGAGCTGGCGGGCCTTCACGGGACAGACGTACGAGGAGATGAAGGGGTACGGATGGCTCGATGCGCTGCATCCCGAGGACCGGGCGCAGGCGGTGGGGGCCTGGAGGGAGGCGGTGGCCCGCCGCAGCCCCTACGAGGTGGAGTACCGCGTGCGCAGGCCCGACGGCACGTACACCCCGATGCTCGCGCGCGCGGCGCCCGTCCTCAACGCGGATGGGAGCGTCCGCGAATGGATGGGCACCAACATGGACATCACCGAGAGAAAGCGGGCCGAGGCCCAGTTGCTCGGGTACGCGGAGCGCCTGGAGGCGCTGCACGCCATCGACCGCGCCATCCTCCAGGCGGTCTCCCAGCAGGACGTCGCGCGCACCGCGCTCTCCTCCCTGCGCCGCCTCATTGGCTGCGAAGAGGCCAGCCTGCTCATCGCCGAGCCGGGCGAGGAGGTCTCCCGCTGGACCGTGAGCGTCGAGGCCCCGGAGACGCTGCGCCACGAGCGCCCCCGCTCCGCCAACGAGGCGCCCCCACGGGAGCGCCCCCATTGGCTGGAGCTGCCGCTCACGCTGGGGGGTGGCCGCCGGGGGGCCCTCCGGCTCTCGAGCACGCGCGAGGGGGCCTTCGACAGCATGGCCACCCAGGTGGCCGAAGAGGTGGCGGACCAGGTGGCCATCGCCCTGGAGCAGGGACGGCTGCGCCGTGAGCTGGAATTGCACGCCGGAAGCCTGGAGGCGCAGGTGACCGCCCGCACCGCGGAGCTGCAGGAGGCGAACGCCCAGCTGGAGGCCTTCAGCTATTCGGTGTCGCACGACCTGCGCGCGCCCCTGCGCGGCATTGACGGCTTCCTGCGGCTCGTCGAGGAGGACGTGGCCGGGTCCCTCTCCGAGCGCGGGCGGGGCTACCTGGCCCGCGTGCGCGCGGCGGCCGGCCGCATGGGGCAGCTCATCGACGACCTGCTCAAGCTGTCCCGGCTGTCGCGCGCGCCGCTGGAGCGGGGGGACGTGGACGTCAGCAGCCTGGCCGCCTCCGTGGCCGACGAGCTGCGGGCACGCGACCCCACGCGCGCCGTGGAGGTGAGCATCGCCCCCGGCCTGCGCGCGCGCGCCGACAACCGCCTGCTGCGGGTCGCCTTCGAGAACCTGCTCGGCAATGCGTGGAAGTTCACCGGGCGGCGCGAGACGGGGCACATCCAGGTGGGGAAGGCCGACGGTGCGTTCTTCGTCCGGGATGACGGCGCGGGCTTCGACATGGCCTACAGTGACAAGCTCTTCGCGCCGTTCCAGCGGCTGCACGACGCCACGGCGTACCCCGGCACCGGGATAGGACTCGCGACCGTGCAACGCATCGTGAGACGCCACGGCGGACGCCTCTGGACCGAAGCCGCGGTGGATCAGGGTGCGACCTTCTATTTCACCCTCGGAGACAGCCCATGA